Below is a window of Ahaetulla prasina isolate Xishuangbanna chromosome 1, ASM2864084v1, whole genome shotgun sequence DNA.
ACAGCTGAGCAAAAAACTCAGGATTATTGCTGGGCACACAAGAAAAATAAGATGCATAAGAAAGGTAAAGCAACTGAATAGCAAAAGTTTGATGAAAAAGATTTCAAACTGTAAGCAAATCCATCTCAGTACAAAAATCCTTGCAATAGACTACCCTGTGGACTTTGTAAAGTCAATATCTTGCCAGATCTGCGAACACATCCTAGCTGATCCAGTAGAAACAACATGTAAACACTTATTTTGTAGAGTCtgcattcttaaatgtcttaaagTAATGGGAAGCTATTGCCCATCCTGCCGATATCCTTGTTTTCCTACTGATCTAGTGAGCCCTGTAAAATCCTACCTGAGCATCCTCAACAATTTGGTTTTGAGATGCCCGGTAAAAGGCTGTCATGAGGAGGTCTTTTTGGAAAAATACTGCCAACATCGTTCTAATCATAAAGGGGCAGAAAGTACAGACAGCTATGTCTATATCAACAAAGGTGGCCGACCGAGACAACATTTGCTTTCACTGACCCGGAGAGCTCAAAAGCACCGCTTGAGAGAACTCAAGCTTCAAGTGAAAGAttttgcagaaaaagaagaaggaggagacgtGAAGTCTGTGTGCCTAACTTTGTTCTTGCTGGCTTTGAGATCTAGAAATGAGCACAGACAAGCAGATGAATTGGAAGCTATAATACAAGGGAAAGGATCGGACCTTCATCCAGCTGTTTGTTTGGCAATCCGAGTCAACACCTTTCTTAGCTGCAGCCAATATCATAAAATGTACAGGACAGTAAAGGCAATTACAGGAAGGCAAATTTTCCAGCCTTTGCATGCTCTCCGAACAGCTGAGAAGTCCCTTCTGCCTGGTTATCATCCCTTTGAATGGGAACCTCCTTTGAAAAATGTGTCTAGCAACACAGATGTAGGCATTATTGATGGGCTGTCAGGAATACAGCAGTCTGTGGATGACTACCCAGTGGATACAATTGCAAAGCGATTTCGATATGATGCAGCTTTGGTGGCTGCCCTTATGGATCTAGAAGAAGAAATTTTAGAAGGACTGAAAactcatgacttggatgactattTGAAAGGACCCTTCACTGTAGTGATTAAAGAATCCTGCGATGGAATGGGAGATGTCAGTGAAAAGCATGGCTGTGGCCCAGCTGTGCCTGAAAAGGCAGTTCGATTCTCCTTCACCCTTATGAGCATCACTGTAACTCATGAGCGTGGCACCGCGAGGATTTTTGAAGAAAACAAACCCAATTCAGAGTTGTGTTGTAAGCCTTTGTGTCTTATGCTGGCTGATGAGTCAGATCATGAGACACTCACTGCCATCCTGAGTCCTCTTATAACAGAACGGGAAGCCATGAAACATAGCACACTGATACTTTATATGGCTGGTATTCCTAGAATTTTCAAATTCATATTTAGGGGCACTGGATATGATGAAAAACTTGTCCGTGAAGTTGAGGGTCTTGAAGCATCAGGCTCTACTTACATTTGCACACTTTGTGATGCCACCCGCCTAGAAGCCTCTCAGAACCTAATCCTGCATTCTGTAACCAGGAATCATGCTGAAAACCTAGAACGATATGAAGTGTGGAGGTCCAATCCTTACCATGAAGGTGTTGATGAACTACGTCACAGAGTGAAAGGTGTCTCTGCCAAGCCTTTTATTGAGACTGTGCCTTCAATCGATGCACTTCACTGTGATATTGGCAATGCGGctgaattttacaaaatattccAGTTTGAGATTGGTGAGGTGTACAAAAATACCAGTGCAaccaaagaagagagaaagaggtggcAGTCAACTCTTGACAAGCACCTAAGAAAAAAGATGAATTTGAAACCTGTAACAAGgatgaatggaaattttgcaagaaAACTCATGAGTAAAGGGACTGTGGATGCAGTCtgtgaattaataaaatgtgaggAGAGACATGAAGCCCTCAGAGAATTAATGGACCTTTATCTTAAGATGAAACCAGTATGGAGATCTTCATGTCCAACCAAAGAATGCCCAGAACTTGTATGTCAATACAGTTTCAACTCTCAGAGATTTGCTGAGTTGCTGTCAACTAAATTCAGTTATAGATACGATGGGAAGATTACCAATTATTTTCATAAAACACTTGCTCATGTTCCAGAAATTATAGAACGGGATGGTTCCATTGGTGCCTGGGCAAGTGAGGGGAATGAGTCAGGCAACAAACTGTTCAGACGCTTTCGAAAGATGAATGCCAGGCAGTCAAAATGTTATGAGATGGAAGACGTTTTGAAGCATCATTGGTTATATACTTCAAAGTATTTACAAAAATTCATGAATGCTCATAATACATTGAAAAGCCAGATGGTCCAAATTAGGCCAGAACAGACTGAGAACGATGTCATGATGATGGAGGATtctttggagactcctgatttcaTGGACTTCTAAGTGGAGTTAAATTTTGCATTGGTCTTGCAGCTGAAAAGTCAATATTCATTTGCATCCAGAAATAGTGGAGAGGTTTTTTTTCACTGAGCTGTAAAAACCTTGAGGAAAGCTGTTTGATGGTGGGCTGTGCTGTTCTAACAACAGGTCCATAACATGAAAGTGTGTATGAGCAGATGTGGCCTGGCTTAACAGCCAATTTTAAAGAGGAAAACAGAACCAAagccaataattatttttctgtgaCCACATTTAAATACTATGTAGAAGGCAAAATAGTGCTATTTCAGTAAAATTTGTAAAAGGTTAATGATAAGATATTGCTTTTATAAATACTTATTAGCCTTTTATTAGCCAAGAGCAAACAATGtcccaatattttaaaaaggggagACAGGAGACCTGGGAAACTAAAACCACTTACTTTGAAGTCAATTACTGGTCAAAATACTAATACAAACAGTAAAGTAGCAAGTTTATGatttagaaaataatttaattagcTATCTaattaaacattttctttttaatggctTCTGGCTCCAATTCCTGATCAATCAATCTGCAATATGGAGGCATTTATATACAGGCATATTATAGCATGCAATTATAACTCTAGATAGtaattcaatatttttaaaagtaagttctaatcaatttcattttcctaaagttttagattttaaataaacACAAATGAAGAGTTGAAATAATACatttacaatttattttaaattagacTCTCTATATATAGTTACCAGAAGTTAAGCTCCTCTTTACCTTTTATGTGCCATGAAGCCAAAATGTGAAACTATGTCATTTCTGTTTACTATATTCTTTGAGTTTTGAAAGAGTTGACAAATGCTGTAAATGGATCATGGTATCAGTTCTTTAACATCAGTAGAACTTAGCAAGGGTaggatatatttaaaataatacatttaaaatagtatataaaatAGTACATATAAAATAGATACGATTTTGCTACTGTTCATATATCTAATTAAAATTTATGAGATGATGTGAATGTTATATATAGCTAtctgataaaagagaatatttgtagcttagggttgaaacgagggatccttggtgctcactgagcttggttgttttcttgcagactttcattagccaaactaggtaacactatcagtgctgatgatgttacctagtttaggtaatgaaatatctgcaacaaaacaaccaagctcagagggcaccaaggatccctcataacGAATTCATTCTGGACTAGAGATAGAATAAATCTTTGTCCCATGATTCTTCTagcatcaaatatattttatgaaattTCCCAGTTCATTGTAAAACAGAGTTTGCTAGCAAAATCCTATAGTGTTCTCTTACATTATGTAATTTTGTAATGCTTTATAATAGGAGTAAAGAATCAGTGACTTTCCAGCTGATATTCGATTATAACATCCAGCATTTCCTTGAGGTTGGCAGTTTGATAAAAAGCTAGAGAGAAATGAACATGAGCTTTCCATTATTGACTAACTATTTACCTCAAAGGACTGTTTGGGGACTATTGTTTGGGGAACATTGTTCAAATTGTTCAAATACTTCAAAAGAGCAACTGGTGTAGCCGTTAGTAACAAGCAACTTTCCCCATTATAGTCCATCTAAGCTAGGTTAGGAAGTTTAAAGGGGTTAGAAGAACAATgtggggaagaaggagagagcTACAAGGATCCGCACACACTGTTCCCAAACAACAGGTTTTCAAAGATATTCTTGAAAATAGATCtgtgaaatatttaatattaaatgctTCTCTGTTCAGAAGCTTCTGAGGTCAGATTGCTTTGACTGTTGTATTTTtcaaccttcgcaactttaagacacatggattcaactccagaattggaagttgaagtccatgcatcttaaaatttgCCAAGCTTGGGAAACATTGCTCTACAATCGGAAACCAATGAATTGGGAATAGTAGTGGTGGGATAATTGAAACATGGTTTCATCAATCATACATGTTTACATACATATAGATCTTTATTGTCATGGGGGGTGACGGTGTCATGGAATGCGAAACCACATTGTTTCATTTATGGTAGATGTCTGTCACAATTCTATCAATAATTTCTTAGAGCTTAAAAGAATTCTCCATGAATGCATTTTGCCtaactttgctttgcttttaactGCCTAATAGGTTTGTaattaatataaatgtatatgtaatgtacataatgtaattaaaatataCCTTTTTTTTGCTGTTGCTTATCTGTTAGTCCTTACTTATAGACTAGCCTATATTTATAAAAGTATTTACGCATTAGGATGGCACCAACTACAGGATATGTTTTGCATTTGGTTGGCAGAGTTGAGCAAATATTTCTATTGATGTAATATCAGactgtttttctttaaataaacattctattttaaaatgaacactttcattttatttttacataaagTGATTTAGCTGAGAAGCAGAATTTACAAAtggacagacacaaacacacacccaatACTTAGGATAAGCTAATTCATATCCTTTACTTTTAAACAGATAGTTTTTCATATAttgaatattttcattttcattttgtccTAAGGTTATTAGTTTGTTTCTATTATAAAACTAAGTTTGACGCCAAAGGCAGATTACAAGGGGGTGAGGGAGGAAGTGTTTCTATACAAGACAGTATTGTTTGTCTTCTCTCATTCTCAAGAAGTCAGAAAGTTTATTTAAAGAGTCACTGTTAAAATATCACATCTGAGTTCTGCTTTTTCTTCCGAAAAAAGCTAGGATGCTATGTGCACCATAGATAAATATAAACACTCTGAACCACATTGTTTTTTAGTAGAGCCTTAGGAtttaacacagtggtgaaatccaattttttttactaccggttctgtgggcgtggcttggtgggtgtggtgtggcttggtgggcgtggcttgggtgttgcaggggaaggatactgtaaaatctccattcccaccccactctggggccagccagaggtgttatttgccagttctccgaactactcaaaatttccactaccgattctccagaacctgtcagaacctgctggatttcaccccttatttaacagattaacagagttggaagagatcttataggttatctagtccagccccctgctcaagcaggagaccctataccatttctgacaaatggcaatccaatcttttcttgaaagtccaagtgatgaagctcccacaacttgtaCAAAGGAGTACAAGTAGTGTAAATTATTCTCACTTGAGACATTAGTTTGGAAGTTACACTTTGACTTGTACAAGACTCTTGGTGGGTTTCCTTGCCCTGTGCTGGTACCAAGCAAAGActttttgcttttataattactttatataaaatttaatgcccatttgtgttttcttttctttgtccctATTGCTTAAATCAAGGTGCCTCTTTAGCTGAAAGATTGGGAACTCATTTAGACTAAAACAATACTTTtccaaattagattagattagaatattaGATTATAttagattagaattttttattggccaagcgtgagtggacacacaaggaatttgtctttggtgcatatgctctcagtgtatacaaAAAtagaagatacatttgtcaagaatcataagatacaacacgtaatgatagtcatagggtacaaataagcaatcaaatcatattaggaaacaatataattGTAAGGAtaaagcaacaagttatagtcatatagtcataagtggaaggagatgggtgatagtaatgcagacttagtgaatattttgacagtgttgagggaattatttgtttagaacagtgatggcatttggggaaaaacctgttcttgtgtctagttgttctagtatgcagtgctctgtagcgttgttttgagggtaggagttgaaacagtttatgtcctggatgtgagggatctgtaaatattttcacagccctctttttgacttgtgcagtatacaggtcctcaatggaaggcaggttggtagcaattgttttttctgcagttctaattatcctctgaagtctgtgtctgtcttgttgggttgcagaaccaaaccagacagctatagaggtgcagatgacagattcaactGATTCTTTCTGAGTGGAAGAGAAGAACAATAGGATAAAAGCACAGGTgtgcatctgaattttttttttagtgccaagAACTGCTCGGTGTATTGACTTAGGGCTAAGCAAAATGGTTTATTGTGAAGCTTGGGGAGTTCTGAAGAGGCTATAAATAAGTGAAAGCACTTAacactttttcttctcttcaaaaTTACATTTCCTTTCTCCACTAAATGGGTATAAATAAATTCGCCTCACATGCACACATCTCTACTTGTGCGTTTCTTTTTGCTCTTGTTATTAAATTGCTCAAACTGGGATTTCAGAGTAATAATTTTCAGTAGTTTTTCCATCTGAAGATTTATGTGTCTTTATAGCAGGATTCACAGCCAAGAAATCTTGACTGAAGCTAATTGAATTAATTCACTACATCAATTTAACTATTGACagaatttcagtttcattttgatTTATCTACTTTGGGGGTCAGGATTGAAGCAGTATACTCTGGAACAATAGATACCTTTATCCACACAACCTATTTTCTATTAGGCTCACCATATTCTttatagcaatgtttctcaacttcaacaattttaacatgggtggatTACAACTTCATGCATGCaggctgggaattttgggaagttgAGGTCTACCCATCCTAAAGTTGCTGGAGTTGTAAAGCACTGTTTTACAATACTGGAGTTAAAGAAATTGCCCAGAAAGGCATCAATTTATGGCCAATATTGGTTGACTTTAGTAAGCAGTCAGGTTCAACTTGTGTGGTACTTGAGTGACAGATCATCAGGAAAAGGCAAGACTGTAGGCTAGattgagaaattaaaaaacaaaacaaaacctggaaaCCCACAACACAGATTACTTTTATAGTGTTTCCATGAAACCTATATCATGGATGATCTATGAATTCATCATATGAAAAGAATTGGCTTCATTTAAGAGTTGCCTGTCATACAAATGTTAATATCATGGAGAAGTCTTTCAGTGAATAATAAATATCATTAACTCCTCATGTTgtcattgttgttagttgcgaagtcatgtccgacccatcgcaatccCATGGGTAactttcttccaggccttcctgtcctctaccatcccccggagaccatttaagctcatgccgactgcttcagtgactccgttcAGCCatttcattctctgccatccctttcttcttttgccgtcaatcgttcccagcattagacttttttttctagtgagtccttccttctcattaagtggccaaagtatttcagtttcatcttcaggatctggccttctaaagggcagtcagggttgatctttaggactgaccggtttgatcgccttgcagtctaagggactcgcaggagtcttctccagcaccagagttcaaagacttcaattctttgacgctcagccttccttatggtccaactttgctTTACTATACTGGTTTTAATCATAATCATTTCCCAATTCTCATTATTTCACCTCTACAATTACAAAGGTTAAATAATTACTTCTGTCCTAACCTGATCATCGTCAAGGATGAAAATGCTGTACTAATTTTACTACCTCTGTGAATAGCAATAGACAGTGAACTTAAGCTGTCCTGATACAAAAACAATGTCCTAAAGCTCAGATGATACTTATAAATAATATTTGTCCAGGAAATGTTTTTCTATTTTCATATTCTATTATCATCAAAACAGCTTTTGaaatacatattttgttatttccTTTACCATGGTTGAATACATCTCATGGACAAAGCTATTAAATGCATTCAGAACATCCATGGTCTTCTTCCATCTCAGTTCAATGGTGGGGAACACGTGGTCTTCCAAAAGTCAATGacctgtatccagtggtgggattcagccagttcgcaccacttcgggagaaccggttgttaactttctgagcagtttggtgaactggttgttgacagaaatcattaggacagagaaccagttgttaaattatttgaatcccaccactgcctgtacctTTCCCTAATCCAAGTTCTCATCTAACTTTTCATCCTACTCTAATCACAGCCCTTTTCccattatattttcttttagccTTATTTTCTTTTACTGATGCTAGGGTAAATGTGTTAGAGCAACTACAGTCTGTCTAGAAGGGCTATGCAATACTTTGGTTTTGGAGACAAAAAGATGCTTTGGAGCCTGTTGGGGCACTTATACCACAGCCGTTAAAAGCTCCTTAAACCAGCTGCAGCTGTTTTTCAGGCTCACACAGCTGCCTTCTGCCACAATGGCAGTATGATCTAAGGAAAAAGATGCATTTAAGGAGTTTTAGATTGGTGCTGCTTGCATACCTGGTGCACTCTGAACTACCTTTCtggtttcaaataaaataaaccataatTATTTTAAACAGTGACCATTCATGCAGACATATCTTTGGAAGACTAATAGCAGATTTTCCTAGGAAAAATGACGTAAGTAGTGAATGCATTAACAGCAAAATAAGGTCGTtaaattttctcatttctctctctttttttaaaaaaaaaactttggtctTAAATCATCCCTATAGAACAcagattaacagggttggaagggaccttggaggtcttctagtccaaccctctgctcaagcaggagatcctataccattctggacaaatggctgtccaatcttcagttgatggagcacctacaacttttggaggcaagtcattccacttattaaggaaatttctccttaattctcttaattggatctctctttgttaAACTTCAATTTGTTACTTTTTGTCTTGAACTCAGGTATTTTGGAGGATAGGTttacccctcctctctgtggtagcccttcaaatattggaggaGTGCGATCATGTGATCCctagttttcttttctctttgttagactaaacTTTCCTAGTTCCCACAACTTTTCATTGTATGGTTTAGTCtctagttccctaatcatctttgttgttcttttctacACTCTTTGTAGagttttaacatctttttttatatcatagtgacaaaactggatacagtattccaaatatGGTCTTATCAATGCAATATTGataaggtaccagctgtacgctgatgacacccagctgtacttttccacaccgggccaccccaatgaagctatcgaagtgctgtcccggtgtttggaagccgtacgggtctggatggggagaaacaggctcaagctcaatccttccaagacagagtggctgtggatgccggcatcccggtacagtcagctgagtcctcggctgactgttgggggcgagtcattggccccgatggagagggtgcgcaatctgggcgttctcctggatgaacggctgtcttttgaagaccatttgacggccgtctccgggagagctttccaccaggttcgcctggtgcgccagttcgccctttctgaaccgggatgccttatgcacggtcactcacgccctcgtgacgtctcgcctggattactgcaatgctctctacatggggctcccttgaggggcatccggaggcttcagttagtcagaatgcggctcttgcgggtgatagaggagccctcgtggctccgtgtgacacctatcctgcgcagactgcactggctacctgtggccttcgggtgcgcttcaaggtgttggtgacaatctttaaagc
It encodes the following:
- the RAG1 gene encoding V(D)J recombination-activating protein 1, with translation MEKLPPPSINLCFGTEHVQQPYMKFSEWKFKLFKVRSLEKPLPEDSHQANSAKENVTGSLDITDEQPKAAAVLSQVPFETDTELNKNSLAREEDAFHLSQREMEAHQASLQHLCRICGGSLKTDPYKKYHPVHGPVDEETQALLRKKEKRATSWPDLLVKVFKIDVRGDIDTIHPTHFCHNCWKVIQRKVSNAPHEAHLLEKDPVEWHPHSTSCDICVTSFRGVKRKKTMLNSQLSKKLRIIAGHTRKIRCIRKVKQLNSKSLMKKISNCKQIHLSTKILAIDYPVDFVKSISCQICEHILADPVETTCKHLFCRVCILKCLKVMGSYCPSCRYPCFPTDLVSPVKSYLSILNNLVLRCPVKGCHEEVFLEKYCQHRSNHKGAESTDSYVYINKGGRPRQHLLSLTRRAQKHRLRELKLQVKDFAEKEEGGDVKSVCLTLFLLALRSRNEHRQADELEAIIQGKGSDLHPAVCLAIRVNTFLSCSQYHKMYRTVKAITGRQIFQPLHALRTAEKSLLPGYHPFEWEPPLKNVSSNTDVGIIDGLSGIQQSVDDYPVDTIAKRFRYDAALVAALMDLEEEILEGLKTHDLDDYLKGPFTVVIKESCDGMGDVSEKHGCGPAVPEKAVRFSFTLMSITVTHERGTARIFEENKPNSELCCKPLCLMLADESDHETLTAILSPLITEREAMKHSTLILYMAGIPRIFKFIFRGTGYDEKLVREVEGLEASGSTYICTLCDATRLEASQNLILHSVTRNHAENLERYEVWRSNPYHEGVDELRHRVKGVSAKPFIETVPSIDALHCDIGNAAEFYKIFQFEIGEVYKNTSATKEERKRWQSTLDKHLRKKMNLKPVTRMNGNFARKLMSKGTVDAVCELIKCEERHEALRELMDLYLKMKPVWRSSCPTKECPELVCQYSFNSQRFAELLSTKFSYRYDGKITNYFHKTLAHVPEIIERDGSIGAWASEGNESGNKLFRRFRKMNARQSKCYEMEDVLKHHWLYTSKYLQKFMNAHNTLKSQMVQIRPEQTENDVMMMEDSLETPDFMDF